In a single window of the Pseudomonadota bacterium genome:
- the crcB gene encoding fluoride efflux transporter CrcB, with translation MIAPKALALVALGGALGASGRYVTTLAMQAWLGRAFPWGTLSVNVIGSFAMGIAFVALAALGDEQRANEGRLLLMTGVLGGFTTFSAFSLETLALMEQGEWTRSVANVGVSVALCLAATFAGLALARQWSP, from the coding sequence CACTGGTGGCCCTCGGCGGGGCCCTGGGGGCCAGTGGCCGCTACGTCACCACCTTGGCGATGCAAGCGTGGCTGGGGCGGGCGTTCCCCTGGGGCACGCTCAGCGTGAACGTGATCGGCAGCTTCGCGATGGGCATCGCCTTCGTGGCCCTTGCCGCGCTCGGCGACGAGCAGCGCGCCAACGAGGGGCGCTTGCTGTTGATGACCGGCGTGCTCGGCGGCTTCACCACCTTCTCCGCCTTCTCCCTGGAGACCTTGGCGCTGATGGAGCAGGGTGAGTGGACACGCTCGGTGGCGAACGTGGGCGTGAGCGTGGCCCTGTGTTTGGCCGCCACCTTCGCTGGCCTGGCCCTCGCTCGCCAGTGGAGCCCGTGA